From a single uncultured Fusobacterium sp. genomic region:
- a CDS encoding cyclically-permuted mutarotase family protein — MKKFVFAAIVSALVLTGCSSNNVRTAGVERKVTWEYAGSLPAQKGFEHNIGTAGVLSGVLEGKYVVVGGGANFPYDSVLNGGAKKLYSDVYLLEEKDNKLEVVEHINLDNEIGYGASVTVENGVYYIGGSANADADNDILFLSMKDGKLNAEKVGDLPFTLQNGAAVEHNGKLYVMSGKQGGKATNKMYSYDLATKEVVELAPVPGQATRTQAVSQVLNGNLYVFSGGDAIAYTDGYKYDFDKNEWTEVASVELNGKGISLLGANSVKLNDKEMLVIGGFNKEVYDNAVANLGSLKGEALANFRAGYFGADPAEFNWNREVLVYNAEANTWKSLGQIPFDAPCGEGLAVIGNKIFSINGEVKPGVRTPRMYTGTLLAK; from the coding sequence ATGAAAAAATTTGTTTTTGCTGCAATAGTATCTGCACTTGTTTTAACTGGATGTTCTTCAAATAATGTTAGAACAGCAGGAGTAGAAAGAAAAGTAACTTGGGAATATGCAGGAAGTCTTCCAGCACAAAAAGGATTTGAACACAATATAGGAACAGCAGGAGTATTATCAGGAGTACTTGAAGGAAAATATGTAGTAGTTGGTGGAGGAGCAAACTTCCCTTATGATTCAGTTTTAAATGGAGGAGCAAAAAAACTTTACTCTGACGTTTACTTACTAGAAGAAAAAGATAATAAACTTGAAGTTGTTGAACACATTAATCTTGATAATGAAATTGGATATGGAGCATCTGTAACTGTAGAAAATGGAGTATACTATATTGGAGGATCAGCTAATGCTGATGCAGATAACGATATTCTATTCCTATCTATGAAAGATGGAAAATTAAATGCAGAAAAAGTTGGAGATCTACCATTTACACTTCAAAATGGAGCAGCAGTTGAACACAATGGAAAACTTTATGTAATGAGTGGAAAACAAGGTGGAAAAGCAACTAATAAAATGTATTCATATGATTTAGCTACTAAAGAAGTTGTTGAATTAGCACCAGTTCCAGGACAAGCTACAAGAACTCAAGCAGTTTCACAAGTATTAAATGGAAACTTATATGTATTCAGTGGAGGAGATGCAATAGCATATACTGATGGATACAAATATGATTTCGATAAAAATGAATGGACAGAAGTTGCTTCTGTTGAACTAAATGGAAAAGGAATCTCTCTATTAGGAGCTAACTCAGTAAAACTTAACGATAAAGAAATGTTAGTTATTGGAGGATTCAATAAAGAAGTTTATGATAATGCAGTTGCAAATTTAGGATCATTAAAAGGTGAAGCATTAGCAAACTTTAGAGCAGGATACTTTGGAGCAGATCCAGCAGAATTTAACTGGAACAGAGAAGTTTTAGTATATAATGCTGAAGCAAATACATGGAAATCTTTAGGACAAATTCCGTTTGACGCACCTTGTGGAGAAGGACTTGCAGTAATTGGAAATAAAATATTCTCAATAAATGGAGAAGTTAAACCAGGAGTAAGAACACCTAGAATGTATACAGGAACTTTACTTGCTAAATAG
- a CDS encoding LacI family DNA-binding transcriptional regulator: MITQKEIAEKLGISRTTVARAINGSSLIKEETKKKILELVKEMNYEKNLIGSSLAIRKPKLIYGLVIESKNEFYTQEIIRGLENASKEYGAYNYKIKIQTTDINDPETQIDKLKELLKNEEIDGIIITPLNKEKIYDLLKPYLEKIKVISVGIRLHEEIPHIGPDHKKQGKIAGAIISSLLRKNEKLLVLDNGDDRISSKMYLEGFVERVAETEIKLVGPFLGNGIDKSIELINEICSKEEISGIYINRYAQEILERLTKKVLKDKKIVTNGISKNLKKLIKKRVVTATVMEEIVTEGYNAGKKMFDILYRDKEYDGNWEISKSHILFLENLEG, from the coding sequence ATGATTACGCAAAAAGAAATTGCAGAAAAATTAGGAATCAGTAGAACAACAGTTGCCAGAGCTATAAATGGAAGTTCATTAATAAAAGAGGAAACTAAAAAAAAGATTTTAGAATTAGTTAAGGAGATGAACTATGAAAAAAATTTAATAGGAAGCTCTTTAGCTATAAGAAAACCAAAGTTAATATATGGCTTAGTTATTGAGTCAAAAAATGAGTTTTATACTCAAGAGATAATAAGAGGATTAGAAAATGCTTCAAAAGAGTATGGAGCATATAACTATAAGATAAAAATTCAGACAACAGATATTAATGATCCAGAAACTCAGATAGATAAATTAAAGGAACTTTTAAAAAATGAAGAGATAGATGGAATCATTATAACACCTTTAAATAAAGAAAAAATATATGACTTATTAAAACCTTATTTAGAAAAGATAAAAGTAATTTCAGTTGGAATTAGGCTGCATGAAGAGATACCACATATAGGACCAGATCATAAAAAACAAGGAAAAATTGCTGGAGCAATTATAAGTAGCTTACTTAGAAAAAATGAGAAGCTTTTAGTTTTAGATAATGGAGATGATAGAATATCATCAAAGATGTATCTTGAAGGATTTGTTGAGAGAGTTGCAGAAACTGAGATAAAATTAGTAGGGCCATTTTTGGGAAACGGGATTGATAAAAGTATAGAGTTAATTAATGAAATTTGTTCGAAAGAAGAGATATCAGGAATTTATATAAATAGATATGCTCAAGAGATACTTGAGAGGTTAACTAAAAAAGTTTTAAAAGATAAAAAAATAGTAACCAATGGAATAAGTAAGAATCTAAAAAAATTGATAAAAAAGAGAGTTGTTACTGCTACAGTGATGGAAGAGATAGTAACTGAAGGTTACAATGCAGGAAAGAAGATGTTTGATATTCTCTATCGTGATAAAGAATATGACGGAAATTGGGAAATATCTAAATCACACATTTTATTTCTTGAAAACTTAGAAGGATAA
- a CDS encoding sialic acid TRAP transporter substrate-binding protein SiaP has protein sequence MKKSLKALGLGMLFGVMTTAALAAEFDLKMGMVAGTSSNEYKAAEFFANKVKEKSNGRIEIALFPNGQLGDDRSMIEQIAGGALDFTFTEIGRFSIFYPEAEVYVLPYMIKDFAHVQRATFDTEFGKNLMTKVHDDLGITILSQAYNGTRQTTSNKAINTLADMKGLKLRVPNAPSNLNYAKYTGAAPTPMAFSEVYLALQTNSVDGQENPLSAVRAQKFYEVQPYLAMTNHILNDQLYVVGNMTMEELPEDLQKVVKDAAEEAAKYHTQLFVEEEASLKDFFKQNGVTITEPALGDFEKAMQPVYDEYIKKNGKIGEDAINQINAVK, from the coding sequence ATGAAAAAATCATTAAAAGCATTAGGTTTAGGAATGTTATTTGGAGTAATGACAACAGCAGCACTTGCGGCAGAATTTGATCTTAAAATGGGAATGGTTGCAGGAACATCATCAAATGAATACAAAGCAGCAGAATTCTTCGCTAATAAAGTAAAAGAAAAATCAAATGGAAGAATTGAAATAGCTCTTTTCCCTAACGGACAACTTGGAGACGACAGAAGCATGATCGAACAAATCGCTGGTGGAGCTCTAGACTTTACATTTACTGAAATTGGAAGATTCTCTATATTCTATCCAGAAGCTGAAGTATATGTATTACCTTATATGATTAAAGACTTTGCTCATGTTCAAAGAGCTACTTTTGATACTGAATTTGGTAAAAATCTTATGACTAAAGTTCATGATGATTTAGGAATTACAATTCTTTCTCAAGCTTACAATGGAACAAGACAAACTACATCAAATAAAGCAATCAATACTCTTGCAGATATGAAAGGACTTAAATTAAGAGTTCCAAATGCACCATCAAACTTAAACTATGCAAAATATACTGGAGCTGCTCCTACACCAATGGCATTCTCAGAAGTATATCTAGCTCTTCAAACAAACTCTGTTGATGGACAAGAAAACCCATTATCAGCTGTAAGAGCTCAAAAATTCTATGAAGTTCAACCATACCTAGCAATGACTAACCACATTTTAAATGACCAATTATATGTAGTTGGAAACATGACTATGGAAGAATTACCAGAAGATCTTCAAAAAGTAGTTAAAGATGCAGCAGAAGAAGCAGCTAAATATCATACTCAATTATTCGTTGAAGAAGAAGCTAGCTTAAAAGACTTCTTTAAACAAAATGGAGTAACTATTACTGAACCAGCTCTTGGAGATTTCGAAAAAGCAATGCAACCAGTTTACGACGAATACATTAAGAAAAATGGAAAAATTGGAGAAGATGCTATAAATCAAATTAACGCAGTTAAATAA
- a CDS encoding TRAP transporter large permease subunit, with protein sequence MKVFDKLEEWVGGTLFVIMFIVLVMQITARQVLGTPLMWSEELSSLIFTYVGMLGISMGIRSQQHVLIDFLFTRFSPKVQKVVFTLTQMIIFVCIIFMGYLGNLLYQKKWIFELVSLKISAGWMYLALPIVSILMMVRFFQAYKENYDNKRVLISPYVFLAALVVIVGLIAYDPKVFKVLRLSNYYKFGEISGFVTIAVWLVMIFAGVPVGWSLMAATIFYFAVTRWNVLYFASAKLVDSLNSFSLLSVPFFVLTGILMNGSGITERIFNFAKALLGHYTGGMGHVNVAASLIFSGMSGSAIADAGGLGQLEIKAMRDEGYDDDICGGITAASCIIGPLVPPSISMIVYGVIANQSIAKLFLAGFVPGVLTTIALMIMNYFVCKKRGYRKAKKATFKEQVEAFKKSFWALLTPFIIIGGIFSGLFTPTEAAVIAALYSVFLGAFIYKELTIKSFFQHCVEAMAISGVTVLMIITVTFFGDMIAREQIAMKIAEVFMTYASSPLTVLVMINLLLLFLGMFIDALALQFLVLPMLIPVAEQVGIDLVFFGVMTTLNMMIGILTPPMGMALFVVAQVGKMSVSTVTKGVIPFLLPIFLTLVFITVFPGIITFLPNLIMG encoded by the coding sequence ATGAAAGTGTTTGATAAGTTAGAAGAATGGGTTGGAGGAACACTGTTCGTAATAATGTTTATTGTTCTTGTAATGCAAATTACAGCAAGACAAGTATTAGGAACACCTCTTATGTGGAGTGAAGAATTATCTAGTTTAATATTTACATATGTTGGAATGTTAGGAATTAGTATGGGTATAAGAAGTCAACAACACGTATTGATTGACTTCCTATTTACAAGATTTTCTCCTAAAGTTCAAAAGGTAGTATTTACATTAACACAAATGATAATTTTTGTTTGTATTATCTTTATGGGATATCTTGGAAATCTTTTATATCAAAAGAAATGGATATTTGAATTAGTTTCATTAAAAATTTCTGCTGGTTGGATGTATTTAGCACTACCAATAGTTTCAATACTAATGATGGTTCGTTTCTTCCAAGCATACAAAGAAAATTATGATAATAAAAGAGTATTAATTAGTCCATATGTATTTTTAGCTGCACTTGTAGTTATAGTTGGATTAATAGCTTATGATCCAAAAGTATTTAAAGTATTAAGATTATCTAATTACTATAAGTTTGGAGAGATATCAGGATTTGTAACTATTGCAGTATGGTTAGTAATGATATTTGCAGGAGTTCCAGTAGGATGGTCTCTAATGGCAGCAACAATATTCTACTTTGCTGTAACAAGATGGAATGTATTATATTTTGCTTCTGCAAAACTTGTAGATAGTTTAAATAGCTTCAGTCTTCTAAGTGTACCATTCTTTGTACTTACAGGAATATTGATGAATGGTTCTGGAATTACAGAAAGAATCTTCAACTTTGCTAAAGCACTATTAGGACACTATACTGGAGGAATGGGACATGTTAACGTAGCAGCGTCACTTATCTTCTCAGGAATGTCAGGATCAGCTATAGCAGATGCTGGAGGATTAGGACAACTTGAAATCAAAGCAATGAGAGATGAAGGATATGATGATGATATTTGTGGAGGAATTACAGCAGCTTCATGTATAATTGGACCTCTAGTTCCACCTAGTATCAGTATGATAGTTTATGGAGTTATTGCTAACCAATCAATAGCAAAACTATTCCTTGCAGGATTTGTTCCAGGAGTTTTAACAACAATAGCTCTAATGATAATGAACTATTTTGTTTGTAAAAAAAGAGGATATAGAAAAGCTAAAAAAGCTACTTTCAAAGAACAAGTAGAAGCTTTCAAAAAATCTTTCTGGGCATTATTAACTCCATTCATTATAATTGGAGGAATCTTCTCTGGATTATTTACTCCTACAGAAGCAGCAGTAATTGCAGCACTATATTCAGTTTTCTTAGGAGCATTTATCTATAAAGAATTAACTATAAAATCATTCTTCCAACACTGTGTTGAAGCAATGGCAATCAGTGGAGTTACAGTATTAATGATCATTACTGTTACATTCTTTGGAGATATGATTGCAAGAGAACAAATTGCAATGAAAATAGCTGAAGTATTTATGACATATGCAAGTTCTCCATTAACAGTTCTTGTAATGATCAACTTACTACTATTATTCTTAGGAATGTTTATTGATGCATTAGCACTTCAATTTCTAGTATTACCAATGCTTATACCAGTAGCAGAACAAGTTGGTATAGATCTAGTATTCTTTGGAGTAATGACTACATTAAATATGATGATAGGAATTCTTACTCCGCCAATGGGAATGGCACTATTCGTAGTTGCTCAAGTTGGAAAAATGTCAGTAAGTACAGTTACAAAAGGAGTTATTCCATTCTTATTACCAATATTCTTAACATTAGTATTTATAACAGTATTCCCAGGAATCATAACATTCCTACCTAATTTGATAATGGGATAA
- a CDS encoding acetylxylan esterase: MPLSVDMPLEQLKKYEGISPKPQDFDLYWSRSLEELKELPKKFRIEKNDFETPYCECFDLYFQGVEDATIHVKYLKPKNIKEGEKIPAILEFHGYGGCSKDWTYKLPYVACNIAVFSMECRGQMGDSTDSFGVDNHFRTCNLIRGVMTPENLYYKKVFLDAVRLAEIVMGFEFINNKNVGTMGYSQGGGIALALAALRPDIKSVFAVYPFLSDYLRCWNMDTGAAYEEIKDYFRQRDPQHKKEKEFFNNLGYVDIENMAHWIRADVTMTTGLMDKTCPPSTQFATYNKLVCKKRHLIFPEYGHEDMLNGLHDENILWALELLKK, translated from the coding sequence ATGCCATTAAGTGTAGATATGCCATTAGAACAACTAAAAAAATATGAGGGTATCAGCCCAAAACCTCAAGACTTTGACCTTTATTGGTCAAGGTCTTTAGAGGAACTAAAAGAACTTCCAAAAAAATTCAGAATAGAGAAAAATGACTTTGAAACACCATATTGTGAATGTTTTGATTTGTATTTTCAAGGGGTTGAAGATGCAACAATTCATGTAAAATATTTGAAACCTAAGAATATAAAAGAAGGAGAGAAGATCCCTGCAATATTAGAGTTTCATGGTTATGGTGGATGCAGTAAAGACTGGACATATAAACTTCCATATGTAGCTTGTAATATAGCTGTTTTCTCTATGGAATGTAGAGGCCAAATGGGAGATTCTACTGATAGTTTTGGAGTTGATAATCACTTTAGAACTTGTAATTTAATAAGAGGTGTAATGACACCAGAAAATTTATATTATAAGAAAGTATTTTTAGATGCTGTGAGATTGGCTGAAATAGTAATGGGATTTGAGTTTATAAATAATAAAAATGTAGGGACAATGGGCTATTCTCAAGGTGGGGGAATAGCTCTTGCTCTTGCAGCACTAAGGCCAGATATAAAAAGTGTTTTTGCTGTGTATCCATTTTTAAGTGATTATTTAAGATGTTGGAACATGGATACAGGAGCAGCTTATGAGGAGATCAAAGATTATTTTAGACAGAGAGATCCTCAACATAAAAAAGAAAAAGAGTTTTTTAATAATTTAGGGTATGTTGATATAGAAAATATGGCTCATTGGATAAGAGCCGATGTTACAATGACAACTGGTTTAATGGATAAAACTTGTCCCCCATCAACTCAATTTGCTACATATAACAAATTGGTTTGTAAGAAGAGACATCTTATATTTCCAGAGTATGGACACGAGGATATGTTAAATGGCTTACATGATGAAAATATATTGTGGGCATTGGAACTTTTAAAAAAATAG